The Dietzia sp. ANT_WB102 region GCCGAGTCCGCTGCCCTGCCGGGTCGGGTGCACGCCGAGGGTCTCGAGGCGCCACGTCCCGGGCCGCCCGGGTTCGGATTCCTCGGCCGGTGGTCCGCTCTCGCCCTGTCCGAGCCGGTCCAGCCGGTCGCCGTGGAGCGCGATGATCTGCCGGACCGTCTCGGCGTCGGGCTCGGGGGCGTCCGGCGGGAGCAGCGCGATCACCCCGTCTGCGGAATCGGTGACGCCGACGATCCCGTGCTGGTGCGCGTGCCGCAGGTACAGGTACTGGAGCGCACGTAGGCGTTCAGCGTAGTCGTCGTCGGGGATGACGTACCGGGTCCAGGGGTAGTCGGCGAACGCGGCCGCGAGTGTGTCGGCCGCGAGGGGCAGGGCATCGGCGTCCGCGAGACGGGGACAGGGGGTCATAGGTCGATCACCCCGAGCACGTTATCGGCCCCGGCGGGGCGCACTTGGCGAGAGTCGGACCGGATGCGACGTGTATCACATTCGGCTAGAACCGATCCATGGAGCATCGATCCCGGGGTGAGGCGTCCCCCGACACCACGTCCGGGTCCGGTAAGCGCAAGCTCGGGACCATCACCACGGCAGTTCCCGCCCGGATGGACCGCCTGCCCTGGGCAGGTTTCCACTGGAAGGTCATCATCGGTCTGGGCACGGTGTGGATCCTCGACGGCCTCGAGGTCACCCTCATCGGGTCCCTGGCCGCGCGGCTGGTCGAACCGGGCAGTGGCCTGGCCATCACGGAGAGCCAGATCGGTCTGGCCGCCTCGATCTACATTCTCGGCGCCTGCCTGGGCGCGTTGTTCTTCGGGCGCCTCACCGACAAATGGGGACGCAAGAAACTGTTCCTCATCACTCTCGTGGTGTATTGCATCGCCACGCTCGCCACCGCGCTGTCGATCGCGCCGTGGATGTTCTTCATCTGCAGATTCTTCACCGGCGCGGGGATCGGCGGCGAGTACGCCGCGGTCAATTCCGCCGTCGACGAACTGATCCCCGCCAACTACCGGGGCCGCGTCGACATCCTCATCAACGGCACCTACTGGCTGGGCGCCACGTTCGGCTCGTTCTATTCGCTTTTCTTCCTCAACTCCGCCATGTTCGCCGAGAACCTGGGCTGGCGCTTCGCGCTGGGCGTGGGGGCGGTGCTCGGGGTGGTGATCATCTTTGTCCGCCGACACGTGCCGGAGAGTCCCCGGTGGCTGTTCATTCACGGCCGCGAGGGTGAGGCTGACGAGATCGTCTCCGACATCGAGGAAGGGGTCGAGGAGGAGAAGGACGAGTCGTTGGAGGAGGTCGGCCGCGACGACCAGATCACCATCCACCAGCGGGCCAGCATCCCGTTTACCGAAATCGCGAAAACGGCCTTCGGCAAGTACCCCAAGCGGGCCGTCTTGTGCCTCGCACTGTTCATCGGCCAGGCATTCCTCTACAACGGCATCACCTTCAACTTGGGCACGCTCTACCAGAGTTACTACGGGATAGACGCCGGCCGCGCCCCGCTCCTGCTGGCGTTGTTCGCGGTCGTCAACTTCCTCGGTGCACTGATCCTCGGGCCGCTGTTCGACAAGGTCGGACGCAGGAAGATGATCTCCGGTACCTACCTGGGTGCGGCCCTGGTGTCCGTGCCGCTGTACTTCGTATTCATCAGTGAGACCGGTGGTCTGTGGGGCTTCGTGGCGCTGCTGTCACTGACCTTCTTCATCGCCACCGCGGGGGCCTCGGCCGCCTACCTCACGGTGTCGGAGATCTTTCCCATGGAGACCCGAGCGCTGGCGATCGCGTTCTTCTACGCGATCGGCACCGGCGTCGGTGGCATGATCGGCCCGCTGCTGTTCGGTAACTTCATCGAGAGTGGCGACCGCGGCCTGGTGGGACTGGGCTTTCTGCTCGCGGCCGGCATCATGGCGATGGGCGGGATCGCCGAAATCTTCCTCGGTGTGGATGCGGAGGGCGAGTCGCTCGAGGACATCGCTCCGCCCATGACGGCGGAGGCCCCCGCCCAGACGCCTGCAGAGGGGAGCGACGAGAGGTGACCGAGCCGCTCTTCGGCGTCGATCGCGAGCCCACAGTTCTGGGCCCGGGTGCCGTCCACGTACCCGACTGGATGAGCCGAGAGCAGCAAGAATTCCTCCTCCGGGCGTGCGTGGATTGGGCTGCGGTGCGCGCGCCGCGGTCGATTGTGCTGCCCGGCGGCGGCCGGATGTCGGTACGGACGTTCAGCCTGGGGCGGCACTGGGTGCCATACCGGTACGACGACGACGAGGAGGTCCTGCAGGTCCCGGAGTGGCTGGTGCGGGCGGCGCGAAACGGGCTGGAGGCTGCCGCGGCAGTGGAGCCGTCGGTCGCGACGCCCGGCATCACCTATACCCCGGATACCGCCCTCGTAAACCTCTACGGGCGTGGATCCACGATGGGACTACACCAGGACCGCGACGAGGCCAGTTCGGCGCCCGTCGTCTCGCTGAGCCTGGGCGATGCGTGCACGTTTCGATTCGGCACGCCCGAGCATCGGGGGCGCCCGTACACCGACGTGCGTCTCGAGTCCGGCGACTTGGTGGTGTTTGGCGGCCCGTCGCGGATGGCGTTCCACGGTGTCCCGAAGGTGTTCGACGGCACCGCTCCGGCGTGGTGTCGCGAGGTGCTCGGCGCTGAGCCGGGGAGGGTCAACATCACGCTGCGCGAGTCCCGTCCGCCTACGCTGGACGGATGATGTCAGGCCAGAACCCGTCCGCCGGCAAGACCCGGGCCCTGCTGCTGGTGGCGTTGGTGGCCGTTCTCGCGGTGGTCGCCGCGGTCGTGACGGTCATTGTCTCCTCGGCGACCTACTCCCCGGGTATCCGCACGCTGTCGCCCAAGACCCAGGTCGCGGCCGGAGTAGACCACGTCGATCCCGACGCCGGGCTCATCGTGCGGGTGCCTGAGGGGTGGCGCGTCGAGTCCGGCGACGTGATCTTCGGCAGCACCGTGCTGGTCCCGGAGTCCGCCGAGGACAAGACCGACTCCGCGGGCCGTCTCGGCGGGATCGTGCTCGTCGGCGCGCTGACCCCGGACTTCGTCGCCTCCCAGGAGGCGGACAACCAGCGGGCGGCGGTCGCCCTGATCATCGGGATGGGGGAGTTGTTCCTGCCGATCCCCGGCCAGCAGGTCGACCACCGGATGGACGAGATCTCCACCGACGTGGGCGACGGTTGGGCGCTGTCGTACCGGGTGGTGGCGGACCCGGCGCTGGGCGCAGGGACTCCGGCCGGTGGGCTGGTCTACACCGCCGTGGTCGGCGAGGGGGACGCGCGGTTCTGGCTCACCTATGTCGGCTCCCCGGCCGACGGCGCTATGGACTCACCCCACGCGGAGTGGGCGGACGAGATCGTCACGCGTCTGCGGCCGTCCGAGGCCTCATCCTCGCCGCTCGACCCGGTGGGCGAGCCGGCCTGAACCGGTCTCAGGGGCGCATTCGTCGAAAACCCACCACCGGGTGGCCGCCGGCCAGTCCCTCGACGGGGGCGACCATCCGTTCGACCTGGGCCCGGGATTGGTCGAGTACCGGGGTCTGTGGGTCGAGCACCGACAAGTACTCGGAGTGCTCTGCCAACGCCTTCACCGCGGGTTCGACGAAGCCCTCGACATCCACGTAATGGGTGGGCTCGGGCGCTGACTCGAACCACATCTGCGGTCGTCCCTCGGCCGAGTCGACGCCCACCGCGGCTACCAGATCGTCGTACGCCACCCCGACGGCCTCACCGAATTCCATGTGGTCGCTCTGGTTGGGCATGTCCGGGCCGAACTCGGGACCCGAGAACAACGACACCACGATGTCCGGGCGATGCCGCCGGATCGAGTCGGCGACCGCGTCGCGCAGTTCGGCGTTGTTGACGATCCGACTGTCTGGGAAGCCGAGGAACTCCACCGTGTCCACTCCGACTATCGCCGCCGAGCGACGCTGCTCCTCCTCGCGTATCGGCCCGGCGGTCGCTGGTTCCATCCCCTCGATGCCCGCCTCGCCGCTGGAGGCCAGCACGTAGACGACGCTGCGCCCCTCGGCCGTCCAGCGGGCCACTGCCGCGGACATGCCGTACTCGGGGTCATCGGGATGCGCCACCAGGACCAGGCAGCGGGTCCAGTCGGTGGGGAACGACTCGGGCAGGGCCGGCGTGTCGGGCAGGGCTGCATTCTCGGGCTGGTCCGGGGATTCGCTCATACCGTGAGTATGGCCCTTTCGGTGTCGAGCGCGCGGGGCCTTGCCCGAGACCTGCGGACGTAAACTGGCGGCGATCTCGTCGTCGTCCCCTGGAGGCCCCTCGTGTCCGCACTGTTCCCCGACTACCGCCCCGACTGGGAGACCGACGACCACCGTCTCCTGCGGGAACACGCCCGCGCGTTCTTCGCCAAGGAGATGACGCCCAACCAGGAGAAGTGGGCCGCGCAGAAGCACGTCGACCGCGAGACCTGGCTGCGTACCGGCGAGGCCGGCCTGATCTGCCTCGACGTGCCCGAGGAGTTCGGTGGCCAGGGTGGCGACCCTGGCATGGAGTACCTCGTCACTGAGGAACTGGTCTACTCGGGTGACACCGCGTTCGGCATGGGCGTCGGCTCCACCATCACCCCGCACTACATCGCGAACTACGCCGCCGACGAGCAGAAGCGCGAGTGGCTGCCGAAGCTCTGCTCGGGCGAATGGATCTCCGCCATCGCGATGACCGAGCCCGGTGCCGGCTCCGACCTGCAGGGCGTACGCACCACTGCCAAGCGTGACGGTGACGAGTACGTCATCAACGGCTCCAAGACCTTCATCTCCAACGGCGGCTCCGCCGACTTCGTGGTGGTCGTGGCCAAGACCGACATCGACGCCGGCCACAAGGGCATGGCCCTGTTCGCCGTGGAGGCCGACACCCCCGGCTTCAATCGTGGCCGCGTCCTGGAGAAAATGGGCCGCCACGGCGCCGACACCGCCGAACTGTTCTTCAACGACATGCGCGTTCCCGCCGCCAACCTCCTCGGCGGCGAGGAGGGCCAGGGCTTCTACCAGCTCATGAACCAGCTGCCGCGCGAGCGCCTCGCCATCGCCGTGGACGCACTGGCGATGGCCGAGGCCGCCGTCGTGGAGACCCTCGAATACACCCGGGAGCGGCAGGCGTTCGGCAAGCCAATCCTGGACTTTCAGAACACTCGTTTCGAGCTGGCGCATTGTAAGACCCAGGTCATGGCCACCCGCACGTTTGTCGACCACTGCATCTCCCGCGAGATCGCCGGGGAGCTCGACGCCGTCACCGCATCGATGGCCAAGCTGCAGGCCACCGACATGCTCGACGACGTGGTCGACCGGTGCCTCCAGCTGTTCGGCGGCTACGGCTACATGATGGAGTACCCCATCGCGCAGAAGTTCGCCGGCGCCCGCGTCATGCGGATCTACGGCGGCACCAACGAGATCATGAAGGAGGTCATCGGCCGGTCGCTGTGAGCAGACCCGTGACGCAGCGAGACGTGACCCGCAGCAACGTCACACGCCGCGACGTCGTGGTGATCGGCGGCGGCCAGTCCGGCCTCGCCGCCGGTTTCTATCTCCGGCGCGCGGGGGCGGACTTCGAGATTCTCGACGCGGCCGACGGCCCCGGCGGTGCGTGGCCGCACACGTGGCCGTCGCTACGTCTCTTCTCGCCCGCCGAGTTCTCGTCGCTGCCCGGCCGCCGAATGTCTCCGACCGCGGACGGCGCCAACCCGGACACCGCACACGTCGTGGACTACCTGCGCAGCTACGAGGAGTACTACGAGCTGCCCGTGCGACGTGGGGTGCGGGTCGTCTCGGTGGAGCGCGCGGGACCGGAGCACCCGGGGTCGGAGCGCGCGGGCGGCGGCGACGCCGGTGGTGGGGTCGGTGGCGAGGATCACGACGACGAGGGCTTTCTCGTCCGCGACACCGACGGTCGTGAGTGGCGAGCTCGGGCAGTGATCAGCGCGACCGGCACCTACTCGCGCCCGTTCGTCCCCACCTACCCGGGAGTCGCCGATTTCCGGGGTCGGCAGTTGCACAGTGCCGACTACCGCGGGCCGTCGGACTTCGAGGGCCAGCGCGTCGTTGTCGTGGGCGGGGCGAACTCGGGTGCGCAGATCGCCGCTGACCTGGCCGTGCCTCTCGCATACTCGGGCGGTGAGCTGACCTGGTGCACCATCGCTCCGCCCCGCTACCTGCCGGACGACGTCGACGGCCGCGAACTCTTCCGAGTCGCCAACGCCGCTATCCGGGGGGTAGGTGACTCCGTCGGCGGTATTGCTGACCTGGGGGACATCGTCGCGGTGCCGCCGGTCCGCGCGGCCCGCGACGCGGGGTTGTTGACGGCGACGCCGATGTTCGAGCGGTTCACCACCGACGGGGTGGAGTGGTCCGACGGCCGGTGCGCAACCGCCGATGCGGTGGTCTGGTGCACGGGTTTCCGCGCGGAGTTGGGGCACCTGCGGGGGTTGCTCACGCGGCGCGGTGGGCGGGTCGTCACCCGTGGCCCCGTGGTGCCCGATGTCCCGGGACTGTTCCTCGTCGGTTACGGAAACTGGTGCGGTGCGGCGTCGGCGACACTCGTCGGGGTGGGGCAGTGGGCGAAGGCGGCGGTGACCGCGGCTCTGGCCGCGGCGCCGACCTGAGTGGGGCCTCAGCGCAGCCGTTCCACGATCTCCACGAACTCCTCCGCGTACGCCAGATGTGTGCGGAGCCGCTCGAGACGCTCGGTGGCCTCGGCGCGGACCTCGGCGATGACGTCGGACGCGGCGGGACCTGACGGGGTGGGACGCGACGCTGCACGATCGTCGAGTGCCCGGCAGAACTCCCGCATCCGCTCCAGGCTGAAACCCAGCGGTTTCATCCGCCGGATGAGCAGGATCCGTTCGACGTCGGTCTCGGTGTAGAGCCGAAAACCTCCGGGGGAGTGGGCGGACGGACTCACCAGTCCGACCTCGTCCCAGTGCCGCAGGCTGCGGATCGACAGTTCGGTGCGCTCGGCGACCTCGCCGATCTTCATGGTCCGCTCGCCCCGGCTTGGCCCGGTCACAACTCTCCCGTTACGGTAGCTTTTGTTCCTCACGCGACGTGAGGGTCTGACGACGACTGTAGGTGACGATGAGCGAGCAGTTCCCGATCGGCGTACTGGAGTCCTTCCGGGCCGCGTTCTCCTCCCCGGCGAGGTTGCGCACCGAGGTGCTGGCCGGTCTCGTGGTCGCGCTCGCGTTGATCCCGGAGGCGATCTCGTTCTCCATCCTG contains the following coding sequences:
- a CDS encoding GNAT family N-acetyltransferase, whose amino-acid sequence is MTPCPRLADADALPLAADTLAAAFADYPWTRYVIPDDDYAERLRALQYLYLRHAHQHGIVGVTDSADGVIALLPPDAPEPDAETVRQIIALHGDRLDRLGQGESGPPAEESEPGRPGTWRLETLGVHPTRQGSGLGGALVTFGLDTAAQRGARNVVLETSDPRNVQLYQRYGFSTVACSERPDGPSVWSMRAVTS
- a CDS encoding MFS transporter — its product is MEHRSRGEASPDTTSGSGKRKLGTITTAVPARMDRLPWAGFHWKVIIGLGTVWILDGLEVTLIGSLAARLVEPGSGLAITESQIGLAASIYILGACLGALFFGRLTDKWGRKKLFLITLVVYCIATLATALSIAPWMFFICRFFTGAGIGGEYAAVNSAVDELIPANYRGRVDILINGTYWLGATFGSFYSLFFLNSAMFAENLGWRFALGVGAVLGVVIIFVRRHVPESPRWLFIHGREGEADEIVSDIEEGVEEEKDESLEEVGRDDQITIHQRASIPFTEIAKTAFGKYPKRAVLCLALFIGQAFLYNGITFNLGTLYQSYYGIDAGRAPLLLALFAVVNFLGALILGPLFDKVGRRKMISGTYLGAALVSVPLYFVFISETGGLWGFVALLSLTFFIATAGASAAYLTVSEIFPMETRALAIAFFYAIGTGVGGMIGPLLFGNFIESGDRGLVGLGFLLAAGIMAMGGIAEIFLGVDAEGESLEDIAPPMTAEAPAQTPAEGSDER
- a CDS encoding alpha-ketoglutarate-dependent dioxygenase AlkB, whose translation is MTEPLFGVDREPTVLGPGAVHVPDWMSREQQEFLLRACVDWAAVRAPRSIVLPGGGRMSVRTFSLGRHWVPYRYDDDEEVLQVPEWLVRAARNGLEAAAAVEPSVATPGITYTPDTALVNLYGRGSTMGLHQDRDEASSAPVVSLSLGDACTFRFGTPEHRGRPYTDVRLESGDLVVFGGPSRMAFHGVPKVFDGTAPAWCREVLGAEPGRVNITLRESRPPTLDG
- a CDS encoding alanine and proline-rich secreted protein Apa, with the translated sequence MMSGQNPSAGKTRALLLVALVAVLAVVAAVVTVIVSSATYSPGIRTLSPKTQVAAGVDHVDPDAGLIVRVPEGWRVESGDVIFGSTVLVPESAEDKTDSAGRLGGIVLVGALTPDFVASQEADNQRAAVALIIGMGELFLPIPGQQVDHRMDEISTDVGDGWALSYRVVADPALGAGTPAGGLVYTAVVGEGDARFWLTYVGSPADGAMDSPHAEWADEIVTRLRPSEASSSPLDPVGEPA
- a CDS encoding PIG-L deacetylase family protein codes for the protein MSESPDQPENAALPDTPALPESFPTDWTRCLVLVAHPDDPEYGMSAAVARWTAEGRSVVYVLASSGEAGIEGMEPATAGPIREEEQRRSAAIVGVDTVEFLGFPDSRIVNNAELRDAVADSIRRHRPDIVVSLFSGPEFGPDMPNQSDHMEFGEAVGVAYDDLVAAVGVDSAEGRPQMWFESAPEPTHYVDVEGFVEPAVKALAEHSEYLSVLDPQTPVLDQSRAQVERMVAPVEGLAGGHPVVGFRRMRP
- a CDS encoding acyl-CoA dehydrogenase family protein; translated protein: MSALFPDYRPDWETDDHRLLREHARAFFAKEMTPNQEKWAAQKHVDRETWLRTGEAGLICLDVPEEFGGQGGDPGMEYLVTEELVYSGDTAFGMGVGSTITPHYIANYAADEQKREWLPKLCSGEWISAIAMTEPGAGSDLQGVRTTAKRDGDEYVINGSKTFISNGGSADFVVVVAKTDIDAGHKGMALFAVEADTPGFNRGRVLEKMGRHGADTAELFFNDMRVPAANLLGGEEGQGFYQLMNQLPRERLAIAVDALAMAEAAVVETLEYTRERQAFGKPILDFQNTRFELAHCKTQVMATRTFVDHCISREIAGELDAVTASMAKLQATDMLDDVVDRCLQLFGGYGYMMEYPIAQKFAGARVMRIYGGTNEIMKEVIGRSL
- a CDS encoding ArsO family NAD(P)H-dependent flavin-containing monooxygenase yields the protein MSRPVTQRDVTRSNVTRRDVVVIGGGQSGLAAGFYLRRAGADFEILDAADGPGGAWPHTWPSLRLFSPAEFSSLPGRRMSPTADGANPDTAHVVDYLRSYEEYYELPVRRGVRVVSVERAGPEHPGSERAGGGDAGGGVGGEDHDDEGFLVRDTDGREWRARAVISATGTYSRPFVPTYPGVADFRGRQLHSADYRGPSDFEGQRVVVVGGANSGAQIAADLAVPLAYSGGELTWCTIAPPRYLPDDVDGRELFRVANAAIRGVGDSVGGIADLGDIVAVPPVRAARDAGLLTATPMFERFTTDGVEWSDGRCATADAVVWCTGFRAELGHLRGLLTRRGGRVVTRGPVVPDVPGLFLVGYGNWCGAASATLVGVGQWAKAAVTAALAAAPT
- a CDS encoding MerR family transcriptional regulator, whose protein sequence is MKIGEVAERTELSIRSLRHWDEVGLVSPSAHSPGGFRLYTETDVERILLIRRMKPLGFSLERMREFCRALDDRAASRPTPSGPAASDVIAEVRAEATERLERLRTHLAYAEEFVEIVERLR